Proteins encoded together in one Oncorhynchus mykiss isolate Arlee chromosome 7, USDA_OmykA_1.1, whole genome shotgun sequence window:
- the LOC110528762 gene encoding NLR family CARD domain-containing protein 3-like — protein sequence MVNLVKSAVDKALKSKNGHLDLFLRFLLGLSLESNQTLLQGLLTQAGSSSQTSEEIVEYIEMKIRKNPSPERCSNLFHCLSELNDHSLVKEIQRYLSSGSLSAAKLSPALFSALVFVLLTSEEELDVFDLKKYFRSEEGLLRMLPVVKASRTALLNQCNLSNRCYKALGTALISSHLEELDLSGNDLQDLGVKLLSAGLQSPQCKLVTLKCLSSDTGAKHSTQNPLSV from the exons ATGGTGAACTTAGTCAAGAGTGCAGTGGACAAGGCCCTAAAGAGTAAGAATGGACACCTGGACCTGTTCCTCCGTTTCCTTCTGGgcctctcactggagtccaatcagacTCTCCTACAAGGCCTACTGACACAGGCAGGAAGCAGCTCACAGACCAGTGAGGAAATAGTTGAGTACATCGAGATGAAGATCAGGAAGAATCCCTCTCCTGAGAGATGCAgcaatctgttccactgtctgagtGAGCTGAATGACCATTCTCTAGTGAAGGAGATCCAAAGATACCTGAGCTCAGGAAGTCTCTCAGCAGCCAAACTGTCACCTGCACTGTTTTCAGCTCTGGTGtttgtgttgctgacttcagaagaagagctggatgtgtttgacctgaagaaatacTTTAGATCAGAGGAGGGTCTTCTGAGGATGCTGCCAGTAGTCAAAGCCTCCAGAACAGCCCT GCTGAATCAATGTAACCTCTCAAACCGATGCTACAAAGCGCTGGGCACAGCTCTCATCTCCTCACACTTGGAAGAGCTGGACCTGAGTGGCAACGACCTGCAGGATttaggagtgaagctgctctctgctggactgcaAAGTCCACAATGTAAACTGGTGACACTGAA ATGCCTGTCATCTGACACTGGAGCCAAACACAGCACACagaaccctctctctgtctga